A genomic segment from Tachypleus tridentatus isolate NWPU-2018 unplaced genomic scaffold, ASM421037v1 Hic_cluster_2, whole genome shotgun sequence encodes:
- the LOC143242522 gene encoding short neuropeptide F-like, which produces MLTTKLVALCLLFYCIMVAVDELVNAKPSFYTNYENMRDLYELLLRNEALPPVAQFTHQMERKGGRSPSLRLRFGKRADLFWPPYFLAEAVDEPEI; this is translated from the exons atgttgacaaccaaGCTTGTGGCATTATGTTTACTGTTCTACTGTATCATGGTAGCAGTTGATGAACTGGTGAATGCCAAGCCAAGTTTCTATACTAATTACGAAA ATATGCGAGATCTATATGAGCTGCTATTAAGAAATGAGGCCTTACCACCAGTTGCACAATTTACCCACCAGATGGAGCGCAAAGGTGGTCGATCACCATCTCTTCGACTGCGGTTCGGAAAACGAGCAGATTTATTCTGGCCTCCTTACTTTTTAGCTGAGGCAGTGGACGAACcagaaatttaa